The nucleotide sequence GCGACTCACATTAATTTTTATATGTTTAAAAGCAAGAATAAATTAGGCCCCAAATATTAAGTTCTTAATTTAGCTAATCACTTTCAGTATAGGCAACAGCTTAGTATCTAAAACTCTATTATTCTAGCTTCGAATTGACATATATTAATTCAATGTAAAATCATCATCACCTCATATCAAATAGCTCAGAATGAAAGTCATCGTTTGTAAGTCCTTTTTTTATAAAACCTTTACGTAAATTTTCCCCAAATTTTTTAGGTCCACAAAACCAAATCGTGGCATTTTTCCAATCGGATACTTGTTCGCATATTTGCTCTGTGTTTAATCGCCCGTCTTTATTAGCCACTAAAAGATGTAACTTTACATCTACTCCTTCACAAGCATTTTTAATCGCATTAATAAACGACTCATCAGGTTCATTGGTGCTGTAAAAAAGATCGATACATTCACTGTTTTGTCTATTAAGTTTTTTTGCTGCTAAATCCTCAATACGGGCGATAAATGGGGTTATACCAATGCCTCCAGCAACCCAAATTTGTCGAGTTTTACCGGCACTAAAGTCAAACTGTCCATAAGGCCCTTCAATTTCAACTGAATCGCCTATTTTTAAAATACTCGGTAACGTTTTTGTATAGTCACCAAGACCTTTAATAAGAAATTCAATTTTAGCGTCGTGATCCCAAGCTGATGAAATAGTAAATGGGTGATGCCCTTCTTCTTTATCAAAGGTAACAAAGGCAAATTGACCAGCCTGATGACCACTCCAACTATTCTGCAAATCAATACTAAGACCCAACACGCGATTGTCCTGGTGATACAACATATTTTTTATGTTACCCACGCAACGTCTAGAAACACCAATTTTTCGTGAAAGGGAAATAAATGCAGCAACCGTTCCACTGATCATTAATAAGACGAGCAATACAGCTATAACTTCATCCCAATAATCAACTTTCATGAGTATGATCGAGTGAAAAACTAGAAACAGATAAATAACAGCGATAAAACGATGAGTTTTGAAAAAGTATCGGTAAGGAAACCATTTTACTAAGGCTACAACAATAAATAATATCATGGCATAAAATGCCCATTCACCTATTGATTCAGCAAGACCGTGTTGTGCCTTAAAAAAACGTAATATAGTGAGTGTTTCTTCATGCGACCTATGACGAGCAGGCTTATTCATTAAACCCCAGTCAACTAACCATTTTGGCACCATTACCCATAAGTAATGTAAAACTGAAAAAATAAGCCCGGTGATGCCTAGCCATTTATGTAGTCGATACGTTTTATCAAGCCCGCCAAGCATAGGTTCAATAATAAGCGGGCGAACGGCTAAAATCATACCAATGCTCATAACAGCTATTGCCATAATACCAGTGTAATTAATCATCGCTTTTCTTAGGGGGAAAAATTGATATGTTGAAAATAAGATGGGGTCTGCAAACAACCAGAGTAAGGTCAGACACAGAAGAGTGATATAAAGGATTAATTTTATGTTTTTCATGATGATAGTACCTTTTTTACAACGTGTAAAACAGAGGCTGAACTGGTTTAGTTGTGCCATAAGAAATATGATTTTTTATGGCACAGCAAAACATAGCATGAGATCACAAGGTGAAACGCTAAGTTCTAAACTAATTTTATACGGGGTAATTATATGGTTCTTTGATCGAAAACTTGTTTTACCCAACGTTTAGCAGAAGAAGTAAAAATATAGCGGGAAATATTTTGACGCGCAGACATTTAAAGTTGTTGGCAACTTTGCCCTTCGTCATTGGGTATTGTGTAATGTGTAATGTGTAATGTGTAATGATCAACTGATATAGACATTGTCAAATCAAGCGCTACTTTCCATCATTAATATTGCCTATGTCGGCAGTAGAGCCATTATTGCATTATCA is from Colwellia sp. Arc7-635 and encodes:
- a CDS encoding ferric reductase-like transmembrane domain-containing protein; translated protein: MKNIKLILYITLLCLTLLWLFADPILFSTYQFFPLRKAMINYTGIMAIAVMSIGMILAVRPLIIEPMLGGLDKTYRLHKWLGITGLIFSVLHYLWVMVPKWLVDWGLMNKPARHRSHEETLTILRFFKAQHGLAESIGEWAFYAMILFIVVALVKWFPYRYFFKTHRFIAVIYLFLVFHSIILMKVDYWDEVIAVLLVLLMISGTVAAFISLSRKIGVSRRCVGNIKNMLYHQDNRVLGLSIDLQNSWSGHQAGQFAFVTFDKEEGHHPFTISSAWDHDAKIEFLIKGLGDYTKTLPSILKIGDSVEIEGPYGQFDFSAGKTRQIWVAGGIGITPFIARIEDLAAKKLNRQNSECIDLFYSTNEPDESFINAIKNACEGVDVKLHLLVANKDGRLNTEQICEQVSDWKNATIWFCGPKKFGENLRKGFIKKGLTNDDFHSELFDMR